Proteins co-encoded in one Psychromonas sp. L1A2 genomic window:
- a CDS encoding ribose-phosphate pyrophosphokinase yields the protein MPNMKLFAGNATPDLAQKIADRLFIKLGSADVGRFSDGEIHVQINENVRGDDIFIVQSTCAPTNDNLMELIVMIDALRRASAGRITAVIPYFGYARQDRRVRSSRVPITAKVVADFLSNVGVDRVMTVDLHAEQIQGFFDVPVDNVFGSSVLLEDMLEKKLDNPMIVSPDIGGVVRARAHAKLLDDADLAIIDKRRPKANVAQVMHLIGDVEGRNCIIVDDMIDTGGTLCQAAAALKERGALSVYAYATHAVFSGSAVENIKNSVIDEFIVTDSIPLTAEILATGKVKQLTLSGMLAEAIRRVSNEESISAMFHY from the coding sequence GTGCCAAACATGAAACTATTTGCAGGTAACGCAACACCCGATCTAGCTCAGAAAATAGCAGATCGTCTTTTCATCAAACTAGGAAGCGCTGACGTAGGTCGTTTCAGTGATGGCGAAATTCACGTGCAAATTAATGAGAATGTTCGTGGTGATGATATTTTCATCGTGCAATCTACATGCGCACCAACCAATGATAACTTAATGGAATTGATCGTGATGATCGATGCCCTTCGTCGTGCATCTGCTGGTCGTATTACAGCAGTAATTCCATACTTTGGTTACGCACGTCAAGACCGTCGTGTTCGTTCAAGCCGTGTTCCAATTACAGCAAAAGTAGTCGCAGACTTCCTTTCTAATGTTGGTGTTGACCGTGTAATGACTGTTGATTTACATGCAGAGCAAATTCAAGGCTTCTTTGATGTACCTGTTGATAACGTATTCGGTAGCTCTGTGCTATTAGAAGATATGTTAGAGAAAAAATTAGACAACCCAATGATCGTATCGCCTGATATTGGTGGTGTTGTACGTGCTCGTGCACATGCTAAACTATTAGACGATGCTGACTTAGCAATCATTGACAAACGTCGCCCTAAAGCAAATGTTGCACAAGTAATGCACTTGATTGGTGATGTTGAAGGTCGTAACTGTATTATCGTTGATGATATGATCGATACTGGCGGTACATTATGTCAAGCAGCAGCAGCACTTAAAGAACGCGGTGCACTTTCTGTATACGCTTACGCAACACACGCAGTATTCTCTGGTTCAGCAGTAGAGAACATTAAAAATTCAGTTATTGATGAATTCATTGTTACTGACTCTATCCCACTAACGGCTGAAATCTTAGCAACAGGTAAAGTTAAACAACTTACTTTAAGTGGTATGTTAGCTGAAGCGATTCGTCGTGTTAGTAATGAAGAATCAATTTCTGCAATGTTCCATTACTAA
- the ispE gene encoding 4-(cytidine 5'-diphospho)-2-C-methyl-D-erythritol kinase, with translation MHPDTIRWPAPAKLNLFLYITGQRPDGYHELQTLFQFIDRCDYLTIHANISGNITISPAIPDVPLESNLIYKAAMLLKEHANCSFGAHIELEKNLPMGGGLGGGSSDAATTLVALNYHWNLNLSEHVLSELGKSLGADVPIFVHGKAAIAEGVGEKLHSISTEQSHYLVATPSCHISTPDVFKNPDLKRNSKKLSHQELMNNKWTNDCEPCVKKHYPEVANTIDWLLEYAPTQMTGTGACVFSTFSHANEAELLAQKMPEWLNCFTAEGLNISPLRELLTTKNQTNQFAL, from the coding sequence ATGCATCCAGATACTATTCGCTGGCCTGCGCCAGCTAAATTAAACCTTTTTCTTTACATCACAGGGCAACGTCCCGATGGTTATCATGAATTACAAACACTATTTCAGTTTATCGATCGCTGTGATTACCTTACTATTCATGCCAACATCAGTGGCAATATAACCATTAGCCCTGCTATTCCAGATGTCCCACTTGAAAGTAACCTCATTTATAAAGCAGCGATGCTACTTAAAGAACATGCCAACTGTTCGTTTGGTGCACATATCGAGTTAGAGAAAAACTTGCCAATGGGAGGAGGTTTAGGTGGTGGTTCTTCAGATGCAGCAACCACATTAGTTGCGCTAAATTACCACTGGAATTTAAACTTAAGCGAGCACGTTTTGTCTGAGTTAGGCAAAAGCTTAGGTGCTGACGTGCCTATTTTTGTACACGGAAAAGCTGCGATTGCTGAAGGGGTAGGAGAAAAATTGCATTCTATTTCCACTGAACAATCACACTACCTTGTTGCGACTCCTAGTTGTCATATTTCTACACCGGATGTTTTTAAAAATCCAGATCTAAAAAGAAACAGTAAAAAGCTTTCCCACCAAGAACTTATGAACAATAAATGGACAAATGATTGTGAACCTTGTGTTAAAAAACATTATCCCGAGGTTGCTAATACTATCGACTGGTTGCTAGAATACGCACCAACTCAAATGACAGGGACAGGCGCATGTGTTTTTAGCACATTTAGCCATGCTAATGAAGCTGAGTTATTAGCACAAAAAATGCCAGAATGGTTGAATTGTTTCACCGCGGAAGGCTTAAATATTTCACCACTTCGTGAATTATTGACTACAAAAAATCAGACTAATCAATTTGCTTTATAA
- the lolB gene encoding lipoprotein insertase outer membrane protein LolB, with protein sequence MKKILLLLSIIVLSGCSQFASDIEDVPLSTNLTWEQQQQKLQQLDHWTLTGKLAIFLENDRQTANIYWKQQGDNYSIQLTTFIGTRILQVTKNAQGVEIINNDDEVFTGKDANTLIKQLSPGLDLPISALQQWIKSNPANASYQLNDQQQVSDILGFDASQNIWEVSFQQYQNFSGIALPKRVDLKRDNIRLKIAINQWKVEN encoded by the coding sequence ATGAAAAAAATTCTATTACTGCTTTCTATCATTGTGCTTTCAGGTTGTTCACAATTCGCATCAGATATTGAAGATGTGCCTTTATCAACGAACCTAACCTGGGAGCAACAGCAGCAAAAGTTACAACAACTTGATCATTGGACGCTCACCGGTAAATTAGCAATCTTTCTTGAAAATGATCGTCAAACTGCCAATATATATTGGAAACAACAAGGCGATAACTATTCTATTCAATTAACCACCTTTATTGGTACTCGCATTTTGCAAGTCACTAAAAATGCACAAGGTGTTGAGATCATTAATAATGATGATGAAGTATTTACAGGGAAAGATGCAAACACATTAATTAAGCAGTTATCTCCTGGCCTAGACTTACCTATTTCAGCTTTACAACAATGGATTAAAAGTAACCCTGCTAATGCGTCATACCAACTAAATGACCAACAACAAGTTAGTGATATTTTAGGCTTCGACGCAAGTCAAAACATATGGGAAGTTAGCTTTCAGCAATACCAAAACTTCTCTGGCATAGCCCTACCTAAGAGAGTTGACCTTAAACGAGATAATATCCGCCTTAAAATTGCCATTAATCAATGGAAAGTAGAAAATTAA
- a CDS encoding sensor domain-containing phosphodiesterase — MHLLDKFLTLQQSLTNLGVQNSQSDKDDSDIKIQVILKSCCQLLNVARASLWLFSENKKTIVCHYLYVKAEDKFEAGLEIPETTYPEYFKALNTSRVINADNARTDYRTREFLDGYLTPLNVMSMLDAPIFRDGKLAGVLCIEQTLTVQHWDMAEISYAASVADSISLVYAQSYWFFEKQKMRYMERVDPLTCLENRFFFQKRITQDITHAICNSKFAVILIGLDDFTNINTRFSYDFANKLLCEVARRLEKVTCEASYSLSRVGGDLFSLWLPTIIDKRQLDEVVLDIKAQFIDEFKTLSNEVINLTASLGVFSCNVSELVDKDPLRKAEIAMLKAKQEGNGSISYFNPIWLIEHQEEAVLEKEFVDALHNGEIVAFYQPIIKQDYQTSGFALEALVRWLHPVKGVITPNIILPIAKRLGLMGELGNVIFEQTCMDIKEFINLGLNLKKVSVNISSEQLFSPLLIKQIQHCLDAYQVSTSLIEFEIVEELIAGDFEVLSKQMEKLTDLGIKLSIDDFGTGYSSLSRLKNLNVSKLKIDKSFVDGLPSGEEDICIVRSIIGLAKGMGLQLVAEGVECEEQAQWLFENDCDYLQGYLISKPIHSTEIIKLMSQKNDFFAANTKH; from the coding sequence ATGCATTTACTGGATAAGTTTTTAACGTTACAACAATCTTTAACGAATTTAGGTGTGCAAAATAGCCAATCAGATAAAGATGATTCAGATATTAAAATACAAGTCATTCTAAAATCTTGTTGTCAATTATTAAATGTAGCGCGTGCAAGTCTATGGCTTTTCAGCGAAAACAAAAAAACTATTGTTTGTCATTATCTTTATGTAAAAGCCGAAGATAAATTTGAAGCTGGCTTAGAAATTCCTGAAACAACTTATCCCGAATATTTTAAAGCACTTAATACAAGTAGAGTTATCAACGCTGATAATGCTAGAACGGATTACCGCACCCGAGAGTTCCTTGATGGTTATTTAACACCATTAAATGTTATGTCGATGCTTGATGCCCCTATATTTAGAGATGGAAAACTGGCGGGAGTACTTTGTATTGAACAAACACTTACTGTGCAACATTGGGATATGGCAGAAATATCTTATGCGGCTTCGGTAGCGGATAGTATTTCACTCGTTTATGCCCAATCTTATTGGTTTTTTGAAAAACAAAAAATGCGTTATATGGAAAGAGTTGATCCATTAACTTGTTTAGAGAATCGTTTTTTCTTCCAAAAAAGAATAACTCAAGATATCACCCATGCCATTTGCAATAGTAAATTTGCTGTCATTCTGATCGGTTTGGATGATTTTACTAATATTAATACCCGATTTAGCTATGATTTTGCCAACAAATTATTGTGTGAAGTAGCTCGTCGATTAGAGAAAGTCACTTGTGAAGCTTCTTATAGCCTTTCTAGGGTTGGAGGGGATCTCTTTTCCTTATGGTTACCTACTATCATAGATAAACGTCAATTGGACGAGGTAGTTTTAGACATCAAAGCGCAGTTTATTGATGAATTTAAAACACTGAGCAATGAAGTGATCAATTTAACGGCTAGCCTGGGAGTATTTAGTTGTAATGTCAGTGAGTTAGTGGATAAAGATCCGCTTCGTAAAGCTGAAATTGCAATGCTAAAAGCTAAGCAAGAGGGTAATGGTTCAATCTCTTATTTTAATCCTATTTGGTTAATAGAGCATCAAGAAGAAGCCGTACTTGAAAAAGAATTTGTTGATGCTTTGCATAATGGTGAAATCGTAGCTTTTTATCAGCCAATTATAAAACAAGATTATCAAACGTCTGGTTTTGCTTTGGAAGCCTTAGTACGTTGGCTACATCCTGTTAAAGGGGTTATTACCCCTAATATCATTTTACCCATTGCTAAGCGATTAGGGTTAATGGGTGAACTGGGTAATGTTATTTTTGAACAAACTTGTATGGATATTAAAGAGTTTATTAACTTAGGTTTAAACCTTAAAAAAGTATCTGTCAATATATCTTCCGAACAACTGTTTTCTCCACTCTTAATTAAGCAGATACAACACTGTTTAGATGCCTATCAGGTATCGACGTCATTAATTGAATTTGAAATCGTAGAAGAATTGATAGCAGGCGATTTTGAAGTGTTGTCTAAACAAATGGAAAAGCTAACGGATTTAGGTATTAAGTTGTCTATTGATGACTTTGGCACGGGGTATTCTTCACTTTCTCGTTTAAAGAACTTAAATGTCTCTAAGTTGAAAATTGATAAGTCTTTTGTTGATGGTTTACCTAGCGGTGAAGAAGATATCTGCATTGTTCGTTCAATCATCGGTCTTGCTAAAGGAATGGGACTACAATTAGTAGCTGAAGGTGTGGAATGTGAAGAACAGGCTCAATGGTTATTTGAAAATGATTGTGATTACCTGCAAGGGTACTTAATCTCTAAGCCTATCCACTCTACTGAAATTATTAAGCTGATGTCTCAAAAGAATGATTTTTTTGCTGCAAACACTAAACACTAA